The following proteins are co-located in the Castanea sativa cultivar Marrone di Chiusa Pesio chromosome 8, ASM4071231v1 genome:
- the LOC142606145 gene encoding uncharacterized protein LOC142606145, with amino-acid sequence MTMEIEKGWKEELPTALWAYRTAKSQATGASPFSLVSGIEFVIPIYLVRPAVKLAQIAGIPKEDTLEIMEEMRDNAASHNRLYQANMKARHEGQVKERKFQVGQLVWKAAPHVRGVAGAVKHKFSPKWERPYIVEEAHATGHIG; translated from the coding sequence ATGACTATGGAGATTGAAAAGGGGTGGAAGGAGGAGCTTCCTACAGCTCTGTGGGCTTATAGAACAGCCAAATCACAAGCTACAGGAGCTTCACCCTTTTCTTTAGTCTCTGGCATTGAGTTTGTTATCCCAATATATTTAGTAAGACCAGCGGTGAAGTTGGCACAAATTGCAGGAATACCCAAAGAAGACACTTTGGAAATCATGGAGGAAATGCGCGACAATGCTGCCTCTCATAACCGCCTTTATCAGGCTAATATGAAGGCTAGGCATGAAGGCCaagtcaaagaaagaaaattccAAGTGGGACAACTTGTTTGGAAAGCTGCTCCGCATGTGCGAGGAGTTGCTGGAGCTGTCAAGCATAAGTTTTCTCCAAAATGGGAAAGACCATACATAGTGGAGGAGGCACATGCAACAGGACATATTGGCTGA